Proteins encoded by one window of Rattus rattus isolate New Zealand chromosome 10, Rrattus_CSIRO_v1, whole genome shotgun sequence:
- the Chml gene encoding rab proteins geranylgeranyltransferase component A 2 translates to MADKLPTEFDVVIIGTGLPESILAAACSRSGQRVLHVDSRSYYGGNWASFSFTGLLSWLKDYQQNHDSEGDVTGTWQDLIDETEEAIALCKKDETIQHTEVFCYASQDVEDSTQESDPLQKSPSPEASATPADSLETASLPKERHSEDYTSYEAPSRRTEGSDGAVSLSSAHAQDSLEKEKFCGDETGMHAVSDGDEGEHKLIAEDNVGQPKRNTITYSQMVKESRTFNIDLVSKLLYSQGSLIDLLIKSNVSRYAEFKNVTRILAFREGKVEQVPCSRADVFNSKELTMVEKRMLMKFLTFCLDYEQHSDEYQDFKQCSFSDYLKTKKLTPNLQHFILHSIAMSSDSSCTTLDGLQATKNFLRCLGRFGNTPFIFPLYGQGEIPQCFCRMCAVFGGVYCLRHKVQCLVVDRDSGRCKGIIDGFGQRISANYFIVEDSYLSKETCSNVQYKQISRAVLITDQSILKTDSDQQISILVVPPLEPGTSSVRVMELCSSTMTCMKDSYLVHLTCFSSKTAREDLEPVVKQLFIPFAEAEADKEELRKPRLLWALYFNMRDSSEVSRSSYCSLPSNVYICSGPDCGLGNEHAVKQAETLFQEIFPSEEFCPPPPNPEDIIFEAEG, encoded by the coding sequence ATGGCGGACAAGCTTCCCACAGAGTTTGATGTGGTTATAATAGGGACTGGTTTGCCTGAGTCCATCCTGGCAGCTGCATGTTCAAGAAGTGGACAGAGAGTTCTGCATGTTGACTCAAGGAGTTACTATGGAGGGAATTGGGCGAGTTTCAGCTTTACAGGTTTGCTGTCGTGGCTGAAGGACTATCAACAGAACCATGACAGCGAGGGAGACGTGACTGGCACATGGCAAGACCTGATCGATGAAACCGAAGAAGCCATCGCTCTTTGCAAGAAGGACGAAACTATTCAGCACACGGAAGTCTTCTGTTATGCTAGTCAAGATGTGGAAGATAGCACGCAAGAGAGCGACCCTCTGCAGAAAAGTCCCTCCCCAGAGGCATCTGCTACTCCGGCGGACTCTCTGGAGACTGCAAGCTTGCCCAAAGAAAGGCACTCAGAAGACTATACAAGCTACGAGGCGCCTTCTAGACGTACAGAGGGAAGTGATGGAGCAGTTTCACTCTCCTCAGCTCATGCACAGGACtcactggagaaagaaaagttCTGTGGAGATGAAACCGGGATGCACGCAGTTTCAGATGGAGATGAAGGTGAACACAAACTTATTGCAGAAGACAACGTAGGACAACCAAAGAGAAATACGATTACTTACTCACAGATGGTCAAGGAGAGCCGGACATTCAACATTGACTTGGTATCAAAGCTGCTGTATTCTCAAGGCTCACTGATCGATCTTCTAATCAAATCAAATGTTAGTCGTTATGCAGAGTTTAAGAATGTTACTAGGATCCTTGCATTTCGGGAAGGGAAGGTAGAACAGGTGCCTTGCTCCAGAGCAGATGTGTTTAACAGTAAAGAGCTCACTATGGTTGAGAAGAGAATGCTAATGAAGTTTCTCACGTTCTGTTTAGACTACGAGCAACATTCGGATGAATACCAAGATTTCAAACAATGTTCATTTTCTGActacttaaaaactaaaaagctaACGCCTAACCTCCAACATTTCATCCTACACTCAATTGCAATGTCATCAGACTCATCCTGCACTACATTAGATGGCCTTCAAGCAACAAAGAACTTCCTTCGGTGTCTTGGACGGTTTGGCAACACCCCCTTTATATTCCCTTTATACGGCCAAGGAGAAATTCCCCAGTGTTTCTGCAGGATGTGTGCAGTTTTTGGTGGAGTCTATTGCCTTCGCCATAAAGTACAATGCCTTGTAGTTGACAGAGACTCTGGAAGATGTAAAGGAATCATAGATGGCTTTGGGCAGAGAATAAGTGCCAACTATTTTATCGTGGAGGACAGTTACCTTTCTAAGGAAACGTGTTCAAATGTTCAGTATAAGCAGATCTCGAGGGCAGTGCTCATCACAGATCAGTCCATCCTGAAGACCGATTCAGACCAGCAGATTTCCATTTTGGTAGTGCCTCCTCTGGAGCCGGGAACCTCTTCTGTCCGGGTCATGGAATTATGTTCCTCAACCATGACATGCATGAAGGACAGCTATCTGGTCCACTTGACCTGTTTCTCTTCAAAAACAGCCCGAGAAGACTTGGAACCCGTGGTGAAGCAGTTATTCATCCCTtttgcagaagcagaagcagacaaaGAGGAACTCAGAAAACCAAGACTTTTGTGGGCCCTTTATTTTAATATGAGAGATTCCTCAGAGGTGAGCCGAAGCTCATACTGTAGCTTACCTTCCAATGTATACATCTGCTCTGGGCCTGACTGTGGACTGGGGAATGAGCATGCAGTCAAGCAAGCGGAAACACTGTTCCAGGAGATCTTTCCCAGTGAAGAGTTCTGCCCTCCTCCACCAAACCCTGAAGACATTATCTTTGAAGCGGAGGGTTAG